CGGGCGACCACCACTGGTGGGGGCGAAGAATGAGCGAAGCGTCGATTGCCGCGCTCGGAAACCGCATGAAGTTGTTGAGCGGCGTCGGCGGCGGATAAACGGCGGAATTGTCAGCTAGCCCTTTCGCTGCACCGCGGAGGGCGCCCCACATGCCGAGCGTCACGATGAACGGCGTCAGCGCGATCGACAGCTTCAGTTCCGACTCGCCCCAGAATGCGACTGCCGCCACGACAACGGCCAACAAGATCGCCGCGCGGTGGTCGAGGCCGTAACTCCACGCCGCCACGCCGACGAGTGCGCCCGCCACGATTGCGGCGACGCGACCGATGCGACCAATCACCATCGTCCCGATGCCGAGCCCGCACGCTGCCGCGACGGCCACGCCGGCCACTGCGGCGAGCGTCGACGCCGTGTACACGCCAACCGCCGCCGAGCCATCCTCCCCGCCGAGTAATCGCCGCAGCACGAGCGCGACGACCACCGAGACGAGCGCGATCAGCGAACCGACCGAGAGATCGATCCCGCCCGAGATGATCACCATCGTCCCGCCGAGGGCCGCGACGCCGATCACCGCCGTTTGCAGCAGGATGCTTTGGGTGTTCTCCCACGTCGGAAAAATATCCCACCGCATCGCGGCAAACAGCGACCAAACGCCGACAAGCGCAAGAATCGGTCCCAGTTGATCAACCAGAGAGCGAAGTTTCGTCGGCAGGCGCGGATCGGCAGGCATACGTATCTTCAGGTTCCAGTCGTAAATCGATCAGCCAATCAAGTTGTGCAACATCATGGCGCCGCAACCGCCTCGCGCCAGAACTCCGTTGACTCGTCCGCCCCGGTCGCGGCCAACATGATGCGGTGCTCGGTCCATTCGGCGATCGGCCGCGCCGGCCCCAACCGGCCGCGGCACATCACTGCAATACGATCGCACAGCCCGAGCAATTCCGGCAGGTAGCTACTCACGACGAGCACTGCCCGCGGCGCGCGACCGCGCGCCGCATCGCCCGCGGCAAGCTCGTCGATCAGTCGGCAAATTTCCGCTTTCGATCCCACGTCGATGCCGCGCGTCGGTTCGTCGAGGAGCAGCACGTCGACATCGGCATGAAGGAGCCGCGCGATGGCGACCTTTTGCTGGTTGCCGCCGGAGAGGGCGCCCACCTGCTGCCGCGGCGAATGGCATTTGATCCCCAGCCGATCGATGAGCGGCCGACTCGCGCGGGCTTGCGCGCCAGGCGTCACCCATCCGCGCGGCGTCAACCCCGACAGCTTCGGCAACGTGATGTTCTCAGCAATCGAAAGCTCCAGCGCCAGCCCCTCGAACTTGCGGTCCTCGCTCACTAGCCCCATCCCTTGCCGCCAGCGCTCGCTCGGGTTTTGCCAACCGTCGACCGTGGCGACGCGAACGGTTCCCCGTTGCACCGGGTCGAGCCCCATCACCGCGCGCAGCAGTTCGGTTCGCCCCGCACCGATGATGCCGGCGATGCCGACGACTTCGCCACGGCGGAGCTCGAGCGTCGCCGATTCCGGCTTCGCGACGCCGCCGAGTTTCTCGCAACTGAGGACAGTCTCGCCCGGCCTCCGTGGCGAGCGCGGATAGAGATCTTTCACTTCCCGGCCAACCATCATCGCGACGATGCGATCGACGGGAGTTTCCCTTACCGAGCCGCTGCCGGTGGTGCGGCCGTCTCGCAGGGCAGTAAATCGGTCGCACTCCGCTTTGACTTCTTCGAGGAAGTGCGAAATGTAAACAATCGCCAACCCGCGCTCGCGCAGGCGGCGAATGAGTGCGAACAGCCGCTCGACGTCTTGCGCCGGTAGCGTGCTCGTCGGCTCGTCGAGTACAAGGACACGGCAGCCGATGGCCACGCTGCGGGCGATCTCGACCAGCTGCTGCTCGGCGACCGAGAGCTTTCCCGCGGGCAAGTCGAGCGGCAATTCCGGTCGGCCGATCTCGGCGAGCGCCGCCGCCGCCCGCTCGCGCAGCGCCCGGCGCCGGACGAACGGCCCGCGCGTCGGTTCGACGCCGAGCGAAATGTTTTCCGCGACGGTCAGATCGGGCGCGAGCGACAATTCCTGGTAGATCATCGCGATGCCGGCCGCGCGCCCGTCGGCCGGCGATTGCGGCCGGTACGGGACGCCGTCGAGCTCCATCTCGCCCGCATCGGGCACGAGGGCGCCGCTCAACACCTTCATCAGCGTGCTCTTGCCGGCGCCATTCTCGCCGACGAGCGCATGAACTTCGCCGCCGTACACCTGGAGGTCGACGCCCGTGAGCGCGTGCGTCGCGCCAAAACGATGACGGACCCCCGACATCATCAACCGTGGCGTTGCCTGAGGAGCGGACATGCGAAACCGGGCGAGAGCGAGTTAGAAGCGATCACCAACAATGCAAACGGCGCGAGCGGCGACGAACTACACGAACTAATCGAGCAGCGGCTTGATCTCGGGAGTCTCCATATTCTCTTTGGTCGCGATTCGCACGTCGGTGACGACCTGCTCTTCAATCGGCTTGCCGTCGAGATGATCAACCATCATCTTCACGGCCGTATAGCCCATCTTCACCGGGTCTTGCACGACCAGGGCGTCGATCTCGCCGTCGCGCAGCGCCGCGACCAATTGCGGCGAGCTATCGAACCCGACGAATTTGACTTTGCCCGCGAGATTTGTCTTACGCAGCGCGGCGAGCACGCCCTCCGAGGCTGTTTGGTTCGAAGCAAACACGCCGTCGGCCTTGCGGACGACGTCGATCATGTTGAGCGCGGTGGTTTGGGCTTCGCCTTGCGAGGCGCCAGTGTAGCGATCGTCAACCAAGATTTCCGCCTCGCCGGCCTTCATCTCGGCGATGGCGCCATCTTCCCGCTTCGAGGTGCTCTCGTGGCCTTCCATGTGGCGAAAGCAGATCGTCTTGCCCCCCTTGCCGACAAGTTCCATCAGATGCTTACCGCCGAGTTCGCCAGCTTTGGTGTTGTCGGTCGCGACAAAGCTGATGAAATCCTTGCCGACTTCGCCATCGACGGCTGAGTCGAAGATCAGCACCGGAATTCCCTTCGCCGTCGCGCTCCGCACCTCGGCGGCCAGCGCCTTGCTGTCGGTCGGCGCGAGGCAAATGCCGTCGACGCTTGAATTGGTGAACTGCTGCGTCACCTGCTTTTGGCCCGCGCGATCGTTCTCGCTGCCGGGGCCTTTCCACAACAGCTCGACGTCGAGGTCTTTTGCCGCCTGCTCGCCGCCGCGACGCACCGCGTTCCAGAACGCCGATTGCGTCGCTTTCGGAATCATCACGATCGTTCGCTTCGCCTTACCCGCCTCGGACGTGGCCGAGGCATGCGCGTCCGTTGGCGTAGGCGATTTGGAACAACCGAGGATCGCGGTCAGCAGTAGCGCCATCGCCAGCGAAGCTGTTCGAGAAGGACGACTCACAGAGAGCTCCCACGTTGCGGAATAGAGCGTGAAGAAGAAGGAAGAGCAGCGAACTGCAAGTTTAGCCCCCCGACAAGCCGTTGGCTATCGCCTACGACCGCATGGATTGAACCGCCAAGGACGCCAAGAGCGCCAAAGAAATTCGGGAAATGAACCACGAAGACACGAAGAGCACGACGGCAACCAGTTTAGTCTTCTTCCGTTTTTGTATGTCCTTTGCGCCTCTGCGCCTTTGCGAGAGATCTTTTTATGAAAGGCATGTCTCACGCGAAGGCGCAAAAGGAAAGCGAGGGAAGATTGCGCTGCCTTGGCGGTTGCCTTTCAGACCTTACACTCCGCCCATTGCCTGGAAATCTGCCCGGAACTTCGGTACCTTGTTCCGACGAGACAGACGCGTGCCGGGCAGAGCGACGCCTAGCGCCGCGGCGTTTCGCCCCCGCACGATCGGCGTCCGCAGGCGATGGACGTCGGCCACCCACCACTCAAGCCAAGGCTGGCGATTCAGATGGCTGACGATTCCCGCGGCGCCGCCGCTGATCACACTCCCGGCGGCATGGCGCTCCACACGAAAATCCTCCTCGGCCTGCTGATCGGCGCCGCGCTCGGCATCGCTTGCAATCTCAGCTTCCGCGTCCCCGCCGATGCGGCGAACGTCGCCACCATCGACGCGAACGGCAACGGCATCCACGACACCCTCGAGTGGTGGGCGATCCATGTCGCCGACCCGCTCGGCCGCGTTTTCCTGCGGCTCGTCCTGATGGTGGTGCTGCCGCTGGTTTTTTCAGCGCTCGTCCTCGGCGTCCTCGGCATCGGCGACCTCACTCGGCTGGGCCGGGTCGGCTTCACATCTCTCCTCTATACGCTAATCCTATCGGGAACTTCGGTTGCGATCGGCATTGGGATGGTCAATCTGATCCAGCCCGGCAAACGGCTCTCTGCGGAACAAACGGCCCAGCTGAAAGCCGCGTATTCGACCGAAGCCGATGACAAACTCGCCAGCGCCGACAAAAAGAAGCCGCTCGAGCAAATCCTGCTCGATATGCTTCCCGAGAATCCAATCCAGGAAATGGCGGGCGCCCTCGACGGCAGTTCGAAGGGCAACGGCATGCTCGCCGTGATGTTTTTCGCCCTGATTTTCGGCGTTGCGCTTTCGATGGTCGAGGAATCGAAGCGGGCCGTCACCGTGACGCTGTTAGAGAGTTTGTTTGACGCGTCGATGATCATCATCGGCTTCGCGATGCGATTGGCGCCGTACGCGGTGGCCTGCCTGATGTTCTCGATGACCTCCCGCATGGGGGGCGGCATCCTCGTGACGCTCCTCTGGTTCGTACTGACGGTGGTGCTGGCGCTCGCCATCCAAATGTTCGTCGTCTATTCCCTAGCACTGAAGACGTTCGCTCGCCGCAGCCCGGTGAAGTTCTTCCGCGATGCGCAGGACGCGATCCTCACCGCGTTTGGCACGTCGTCCTCCAACGCCACGTTGCCGACGGCTCTGCGGGTCTCGAACGAAAAGTTGGGAATCCCAGCGGAAATCGGCCGCTTCGTACTGACCGTCGGCTCGACCGCGAACCAGAACGGCACGGCGCTCTACGAAGGGGTGGTCGTCCTCTTCTTGGCGCAAGTTTTCGGCGTCGAACTTACCCTCCCGCAGCAGCTGACGGTGGTTTTAATGTCGGTCTTGGCCGGCGTTGGGACGGCCGGCGTACCCGGCGGTTCGATCCCGCTGATCGTGGTCGTGCTCCGCTCGGTCGGCGTGCCGCCGGATGGGGTGGCGATCATCCTCGGCGTCGATCGCGTCCTCGACATGTGCCGCACGACGCTCAACGTCACGGGCGATCTCACGCTAGCAGCCTGCGTCGCCGCGACGGAAGAGCGAGCCGAAGCGAAGCGTTAGGTCCGCAAACCGATCTGTGGAGGCGTCTCCGACGCCGATTTCGCGTTGCCCCTTAGAATCCCTCAGCCCTCACGCGCTGCCTCGGGATCAGAGATCCCTCCCACAATTCTCTCAGATCGCCGCGTTCCGCGATCAGTTCCCATCGCTGCCAACCGATTTAAAAAACCTGGAAATTTTTTAAATCACCCGTTGACGCCGATCTCAATTCTCATATCCTATTGCTATTGAGACTCGATCTCACCAACCGCAGC
This sequence is a window from Lacipirellula parvula. Protein-coding genes within it:
- a CDS encoding sugar ABC transporter ATP-binding protein, which gives rise to MSAPQATPRLMMSGVRHRFGATHALTGVDLQVYGGEVHALVGENGAGKSTLMKVLSGALVPDAGEMELDGVPYRPQSPADGRAAGIAMIYQELSLAPDLTVAENISLGVEPTRGPFVRRRALRERAAAALAEIGRPELPLDLPAGKLSVAEQQLVEIARSVAIGCRVLVLDEPTSTLPAQDVERLFALIRRLRERGLAIVYISHFLEEVKAECDRFTALRDGRTTGSGSVRETPVDRIVAMMVGREVKDLYPRSPRRPGETVLSCEKLGGVAKPESATLELRRGEVVGIAGIIGAGRTELLRAVMGLDPVQRGTVRVATVDGWQNPSERWRQGMGLVSEDRKFEGLALELSIAENITLPKLSGLTPRGWVTPGAQARASRPLIDRLGIKCHSPRQQVGALSGGNQQKVAIARLLHADVDVLLLDEPTRGIDVGSKAEICRLIDELAAGDAARGRAPRAVLVVSSYLPELLGLCDRIAVMCRGRLGPARPIAEWTEHRIMLAATGADESTEFWREAVAAP
- a CDS encoding dicarboxylate/amino acid:cation symporter produces the protein MADDSRGAAADHTPGGMALHTKILLGLLIGAALGIACNLSFRVPADAANVATIDANGNGIHDTLEWWAIHVADPLGRVFLRLVLMVVLPLVFSALVLGVLGIGDLTRLGRVGFTSLLYTLILSGTSVAIGIGMVNLIQPGKRLSAEQTAQLKAAYSTEADDKLASADKKKPLEQILLDMLPENPIQEMAGALDGSSKGNGMLAVMFFALIFGVALSMVEESKRAVTVTLLESLFDASMIIIGFAMRLAPYAVACLMFSMTSRMGGGILVTLLWFVLTVVLALAIQMFVVYSLALKTFARRSPVKFFRDAQDAILTAFGTSSSNATLPTALRVSNEKLGIPAEIGRFVLTVGSTANQNGTALYEGVVVLFLAQVFGVELTLPQQLTVVLMSVLAGVGTAGVPGGSIPLIVVVLRSVGVPPDGVAIILGVDRVLDMCRTTLNVTGDLTLAACVAATEERAEAKR
- a CDS encoding substrate-binding domain-containing protein, translating into MSRPSRTASLAMALLLTAILGCSKSPTPTDAHASATSEAGKAKRTIVMIPKATQSAFWNAVRRGGEQAAKDLDVELLWKGPGSENDRAGQKQVTQQFTNSSVDGICLAPTDSKALAAEVRSATAKGIPVLIFDSAVDGEVGKDFISFVATDNTKAGELGGKHLMELVGKGGKTICFRHMEGHESTSKREDGAIAEMKAGEAEILVDDRYTGASQGEAQTTALNMIDVVRKADGVFASNQTASEGVLAALRKTNLAGKVKFVGFDSSPQLVAALRDGEIDALVVQDPVKMGYTAVKMMVDHLDGKPIEEQVVTDVRIATKENMETPEIKPLLD
- a CDS encoding ABC transporter permease, with product MPADPRLPTKLRSLVDQLGPILALVGVWSLFAAMRWDIFPTWENTQSILLQTAVIGVAALGGTMVIISGGIDLSVGSLIALVSVVVALVLRRLLGGEDGSAAVGVYTASTLAAVAGVAVAAACGLGIGTMVIGRIGRVAAIVAGALVGVAAWSYGLDHRAAILLAVVVAAVAFWGESELKLSIALTPFIVTLGMWGALRGAAKGLADNSAVYPPPTPLNNFMRFPSAAIDASLILRPHQWWSPGVWIFLILAVAIAGVLRYTQFGRHLYAIGSNEQTARLCGINVERTKLKLYAFAAVLTGVAGVLQFSFVEVGDPTTAQGYELAVIAAAVIGGASLSGGVGTILGTVAGALLMSTINNGCTKIGLEVWMQEIVTGAIIVTAVALDKLRHRAVQ